The region GCTGCTGGGAAAGATTACCCTCGATCGCGAGCAGGAATTGATTCAGGACACCAAAAGCTGGCTCCAGCAGCGAACGACCGAAACGCCCATCTATCAGACTTACCTTGAAGGCTGGGGCGATTGGGAAAATCCGTGGGAGTCAGGCGAACTCGCATAACCGCATGAACGACCAGCCGCCAGCCACCGAAACTTCACCACCGAAGAAAGGCCGACGCATGATTTGGCTTTATCTGCTATTAGGTCTCTTGGCGGTCATCGTGATCGGACCGCTCGTGACGTTGGCGCTGATCGTCGACGATTGGTCGCGCGATCTGACAACCAATCATGCCGAAACAACCCCTAGCCATCCCAACGCCGACTTGCATCCGATAACCGTTTCTGGCGATCGGAGCGAGATCGCTCAAACTGTCGTCGACGCCGTCCAGGACATTCCCAACTGGAAAGTCGAAAGCACTTCCAAAGAAGCCCGTCGCACGATCATTCACGCAACACGCACCACCAAGCTGATGCGGTTCGTTGACGACATTCGCATCTATCTCAACGACACCGACGATGGCATTCATATCACCGCGACCAGTCAATCGCGTGTCGGCAAAGGGGACCTCGGGCAGAACCCGCGGAACTTAATCGAAGTCATGACCGGTATTCGGCAAAAGCTGGAGCCATGAGGATTGGTCTCCATTGCCCTGAAGTGCCGGGGCATCTAAATCCGCTGACAACGCTGGGATGCGAACTGCAGCGACGCGGACACGAAGTGACGTTTCTTGGCTGTCCCATGGCCGAAAACATCGTCCAGCGTTCCGGCCTTCCCTTCCTATCGCTTGGTTCTGGCGACGAGCTTTCCCAACAACTGGACGAAGGGTTTCAAGCGCTCGGGAAAATGTCTGGCATTCAAGCGATGATCCAGACAGGTCGTTTATTCGGCGTGCAATCGAAGATCGTTCGAACCTACTTGCCGGCCGTACTCGAAGCGGAACAATTCGACGGCCTAGTGATCGACCAAGTGGCCCCAGCGGCGGCGATGGAAGCAGAGCAGCGAAGCATTCCTTACGCGGTCGCTTGCAACGCGTTGTCGGTCTATTGGGATCCGCTGATGCCGCCGCCACCGTTGGCATGGGACTTTCGCGACGATCTATACGGGCGTCTTCGCAACGGAGTGGCCAAGCATTTGGTGTTGTCGGCCTATCGATTATTCGCTGCGGAGAAGACCGTCGGAGTCGATCCTCTAAAACTCATTCGCGAAGATGACAAAGCGCTCGTTCACCTGGCTCAGCAACCGGCGTTCTTCGAGTACCCACGAACTCGGTACCCGGAGCGACTGCACTATACCGGGCCATGGCATCGCGCGGCACGCGACGATACTTCCATCGACTTCCCGTGGGATTGGCTCGATGGCCGCCCGTTAATCTACGCGTCGATGGGGACACTGCAAAACGGGGTGAGCCATGTCTTCCGCTGTATCATCGATGCCGTCAAAGACCTTCCGATGCAAGTGGTGCTGAGCAAAGGAGGCGGTCAGGTCGACCTGCCGGGCCCCTTCCCCAGCAACGTGCTGCTGGTCGACAAAGCTCCCCAGCTGCGGCTGCTGGAGAAAGCGACTTTAGTGATCACCCATGCCGGCATGAACACCGCTATGGAATGTCTCGCCCATGGCGTGCCGATGCTTTGCTTACCGGTGACTAACGATCAGCCGGGCGTGGCGAAACGTGTCGAATACCTCGGCAACGGCCGCATGATTCCTGTTCAAAAGGTAACGACCAAACGTCTTCAGCGAGAGCTCGATCAACTGCTCAACGATCCGTCCTACCAACAGAAAGCAAGGCAGTTCGCCCAGCAGCTGGCCAAGCTGGATGGACTAGAGCTGGCTGCAAAACTCATC is a window of Bremerella sp. TYQ1 DNA encoding:
- a CDS encoding DUF1499 domain-containing protein, with protein sequence MIWLYLLLGLLAVIVIGPLVTLALIVDDWSRDLTTNHAETTPSHPNADLHPITVSGDRSEIAQTVVDAVQDIPNWKVESTSKEARRTIIHATRTTKLMRFVDDIRIYLNDTDDGIHITATSQSRVGKGDLGQNPRNLIEVMTGIRQKLEP
- a CDS encoding glycosyltransferase, translated to MRIGLHCPEVPGHLNPLTTLGCELQRRGHEVTFLGCPMAENIVQRSGLPFLSLGSGDELSQQLDEGFQALGKMSGIQAMIQTGRLFGVQSKIVRTYLPAVLEAEQFDGLVIDQVAPAAAMEAEQRSIPYAVACNALSVYWDPLMPPPPLAWDFRDDLYGRLRNGVAKHLVLSAYRLFAAEKTVGVDPLKLIREDDKALVHLAQQPAFFEYPRTRYPERLHYTGPWHRAARDDTSIDFPWDWLDGRPLIYASMGTLQNGVSHVFRCIIDAVKDLPMQVVLSKGGGQVDLPGPFPSNVLLVDKAPQLRLLEKATLVITHAGMNTAMECLAHGVPMLCLPVTNDQPGVAKRVEYLGNGRMIPVQKVTTKRLQRELDQLLNDPSYQQKARQFAQQLAKLDGLELAAKLIEQAFETQQQVLNPCHLRQGNA